In Malus sylvestris chromosome 15, drMalSylv7.2, whole genome shotgun sequence, a single genomic region encodes these proteins:
- the LOC126604625 gene encoding kinesin-like protein KIN-8B isoform X2 encodes MVGTQDDPGLMVLSLHTIFDLIRKDKSSDEFEVTCSYLEVYNEVIYDLLEKSSGYLELREDPEQGVIVAGLRCIKVQSADKILELLNLGNSRRKTESTEANTTSSRSHAVLEIKVKRKQRNKYRNQVMRGKLALVDLAGSERASETNSGGQKLRDGANINRSLLALANCINALGKQQKKGLAYVPYRNSKLTRILKDGLSGNSQTIMVATVSPVDSQYHHTVNTLKYADRAKEIKTHIQKNIGTIDTHVLDYQQMIASLQIEVCQLRKELAEKESQLSVKPVENAADDELSWLNILSHETSENVQERINLQKASFELEETNLRNRIELQHLDDAIAKQQAIGNDSEILEAMRTRRQVILDNIRDNDEAGVNYHMEIEANEKHRCHLQNMIEEAISNNGNKTYLRILSQYRLLGMANTELQFEMAMRDQVINSQREALRNMWDLLMGLGLDERQIMDLASMKGITIEEDSTTAPHLGLSVREQSSDLDSRKYASFGPCRGMGHSYSRPSSTFQQSQELGLRSFPQGHLDLTPSFCREEHHSSYYLLSHDHSPSACMCTRTSIEHWVGGRSSSWFGTMDKHPQDLRKSYTVRQN; translated from the exons ATGGTCGGGACACAGGATGATCCAGGACTCATGGTTCTCAGTCTGCATACAATTTTTGATCTAATAAGGAAGGACAAGAGCTCTGATGAATTTGAAGTTACCTGTTCCTATCTTGAAGTCTACAATGAG gtcATCTATGATTTGCTTGAAAAGTCATCCGGCTATTTGGAACTCAGAGAGGACCCAGAGCAAGGAGTAATTGTTGCTGGGCTGAGGTGTATCAAG GTACAATCAGCGGATAAGATTCTTGAACTCTTAAACTTGGGGAATAGCCGACGGAAAACTGAAAGTACAGAGGCTAATACAACATCGTCTAG ATCACATGCAGTGCtggaaataaaagtaaaaaggaAACAGAGAAATAAGTACCGTAATCAAGTAATGCGAGGAAAACTCGCACTTGTGGATCTTGCTGGTAGCGAACGAGCTTCGGAAACAAACAGTGGAGGCCAAAAGTTAAGGGATGGAGCAAATATTAACCGTTCACTTCTTGCCTTAGCAAACTGCATAAATGCACTTGGGAAACAGCAAAAGAAGGGTCTTGCTTATGTTCCTTACCGTAATAG CAAATTGACACGAATACTCAAGGATGGTTTGAGTGGCAATTCTCAAACGATCATGGTTGCAACTGTATCCCCTGTGGACAGTCAGTATCATCACACTGTGAATACCTTGAAATATGCTGATCGAGCAAAGGAAATAAAGACACACATCCAG AAAAACATTGGCACTATTGATACCCATGTATTAGACTACCAGCAAATGATTGCCAGTCTTCAG ATTGAGGTTTGTCAATTGAGAAAGGAACTAGCTGAAAAGGAATCACAGCTAAGTGTCAAACCTGTTGAAAATGCTGCAGACGATGAACTTTCTTGGTTGAATATTTTGAGCCATGAAACCAGTGAAAATGTTCAGGAAAGGATAAACTTACAGAAGGCATCATTTGAGCTTGAGGAAACCAACCTTCGTAACCGGATTGAACTCCAACATCTTGACGATGCTATAGCAAAACAACAG GCTATTGGAAATGATAGTGAAATTTTAGAGGCCATGAGAACAAGGCGGCAAGTTATTTTGGATAACATCCGTGACAATGATGAAGCTGGTGTTAATTACCATATG GAAATCGAAGCAAATGAGAAGCATCGATGCCATCTTCAAAATATGATTGAGGAGGCCATTAGTAACAATGGAAATAAAACGTACTTGCGTATTCTTAGTCAATACAGGCTCTTG GGAATGGCAAATACTGAGCTTCAATTTGAAATGGCAATGAGGGATCAAGTGATTAACAGCCAGCGGGAAGCACTGAGAAACATGTGGGACTTGCTTATGGGGTTAGGACTTGATGAGAGACAGATCATGGACCTTGCATCTATGAAGGGAATAACAATAGAAGAAGACTCTACAACGGCACCCCATCTGGGCCTTTCTGTTAGGGAGCAATCATCAGATTTGGATTCGAGAAAATATGCTTCTTTTGGTCCTTGTCGTGGCATGGGGCATTCATATTCTAGACCATCTTCCACCTTTCAGCAGTCTCAAGAGTTAGGTCTGAGGTCATTTCCCCAGGGGCATTTGGATTTGACTCCGTCCTTTTGCAGAGAGGAACATCACAGTTCATATTACTTACTGTCACATGACCATTCTCCTTCAGCCTGTATGTGTACAAGGACAAGTATTGAGCACTGGGTTGGTGGAAGGTCAAGTTCGTGGTTTGGAACTATGGATAAACATCCTCAAGATTTGCGAAAATCATATACAGTGAGACAGAACTGA